In Zingiber officinale cultivar Zhangliang chromosome 8B, Zo_v1.1, whole genome shotgun sequence, a single genomic region encodes these proteins:
- the LOC122013339 gene encoding GDSL esterase/lipase At2g27360-like, whose amino-acid sequence MAPSLSTSFPCLVLFLLLFIVAPAAGGYSALLAFGDSLTDTGNLAYFGGDVVPTNHLPYGETYFRHPTGRFSDGRLVVDFIAQALGLPLVAPYRAGNNSKEHLKRGANFAVGGACALTDIFEAHGMNLACAEYSLNVQLSWFHEYQRSFPSEKLIQQSVTPEAKPFFFLGEMGINDYWHLLLLDGVNNTDIQRYAPMVVRVIGATIDSLIQGGAETILVAGIYPLGCSPLYLTLYQEDRNPKTGCIDWLNDLTEYHNRLLQRELERFRRTYLHSKILYADYYGPVMHLYLHPGTYGIDETLVACCGGEGPYNASLSAPCGSPLSTLCSDPSRYVSWDGLHLTEAAHAIVASHILKSFDAKSTPQTISLRQANEANNGVQ is encoded by the exons ATGGCCCCTTCCCTCTCCACCAGCTTCCCTTGTCTTGTCCTTTTCCTACTCCTCTTCATCGTTGCTCCAGCGGCTGGTGGTTATTCTGCGCTATTGGCTTTCGGAGACTCACTCACCGACACCGGAAACCTAGCTTACTTTGGTGGCGATGTGGTACCAACCAACCACCTGCCCTACGGCGAGACTTACTTCAGACATCCTACCGGCCGCTTCTCGGATGGCCGACTCGTCGTGGACTTTATTG CACAAGCACTAGGGCTGCCTCTAGTAGCACCCTATCGCGCGGGAAACAATAGCAAGGAGCACTTAAAGCGAGGAGCTAACTTTGCCGTGGGCGGAGCCTGCGCGCTTACCGATATCTTCGAAGCCCATGGGATGAACCTTGCATGTGCTGAGTACTCCCTCAACGTCCAGCTTTCATGGTTCCATGAATACCAACGCTCTTTTCCTTCGGAAAAACTAATACAACAATCCGTAACGCCGGAAGCCAAGCCGTTCTTCTTCCTAGGCGAGATGGGCATTAATGACTACTGGCACTTGTTGCTCCTAGACGGAGTGAACAACACTGACATCCAAAGATACGCCCCCATGGTTGTCCGTGTAATTGGTGCAACGATAGAT AGTTTGATTCAAGGAGGAGCAGAGACCATACTAGTAGCTGGGATTTATCCATTAGGATGCAGCCCGTTGTACCTCACACTCTATCAAGAAGACCGAAATCCTAAAACTGGATGCATCGACTGGTTGAACGATCTCACAGAATACCACAATCGGCTGTTGCAGCGTGAGCTGGAGCGCTTCCGAAGAACTTACCTGCATTCCAAGATCTTGTATGCTGATTACTATGGCCCCGTAATGCATCTCTACTTACATCCAGGCACATATG GTATAGACGAGACATTGGTCGCATGCTGTGGAGGCGAGGGGCCGTACAACGCCTCATTGTCCGCCCCATGCGGGAGCCCACTCTCGACTTTGTGCAGCGATCCATCAAGGTACGTTTCCTGGGACGGATTGCATCTCACAGAGGCAGCTCATGCTATAGTGGCTAGTCACATATTGAAATCTTTTGATGCCAAAAGTACTCCCCAAACGATCAG CTTAAGGCAGGCGAACGAGGCAAATAATGGCGTCCAGTAA
- the LOC122017896 gene encoding uncharacterized protein LOC122017896, producing MALEWVVLGYAAGAEAIMLLFLTLPFLDSIRRGLIAVVHSALKPLLSVVPFCLFLLADIYWKYETRPTCEQENSCTLTEHIRHQKSMIKSQRNALLIASAMLLYWLLFSVTGLLVRINQLNQRLEKLKRSD from the coding sequence ATGGCGTTGGAGTGGGTGGTGCTGGGCTATGCGGCTGGCGCAGAGGCGATCATGCTTCTCTTCCTCACGCTCCCGTTCCTTGACAGCATCCGCCGAGGGCTCATCGCTGTCGTCCACAGCGCCCTGAAGCCGCTCCTGTCGGTAGTTCCCTTCTGTCTATTCCTTCTTGCCGACATCTATTGGAAGTACGAGACGCGACCGACCTGCGAGCAGGAGAACTCGTGCACCCTTACCGAGCACATCCGCCACCAAAAATCTATGATCAAGAGCCAACGCAACGCTCTTCTCATCGCATCGGCGATGCTTCTCTACTGGTTGCTTTTCTCCGTCACCGGTCTTTTAGTGCGCATCAACCAGCTGAACCAGCGCCTCGAAAAGCTCAAGCGCTCTGATTGA